Proteins encoded in a region of the Vibrio ponticus genome:
- a CDS encoding ABC transporter ATP-binding protein, whose amino-acid sequence MTAPLISIRNLCVDYITASGDVRACNNVSFDIAPGEVFGLAGESGCGKSTVAFSLMRLHKPPAFITGGEVIFNGENILEYSDDRMQAFRWSEMSMVFQSAMNALNPVLTMEEQFCDVIMRHTNMTRDQARKRAEGLLEIVDIHPSRLTDYPHQFSGGMRQRLVIAIALALNPKMIIMDEPTTALDVVVQREILQKIYALKEEFGFSILFITHDLSLMVEFSDRIGIMYSGELIEVAPSKEILTSPYHPYTKGLGSSFPPLTGPKTKLTGIPGNPLNLLEVPQGCRFQARCDRVHDKCTQVETKLRQIEPNRFSNCHLYGEPIAQTKI is encoded by the coding sequence ATGACGGCACCACTAATTTCTATCCGCAACCTCTGTGTTGACTACATTACCGCTTCGGGTGATGTGCGAGCTTGTAATAACGTGAGCTTTGATATTGCACCGGGTGAAGTATTCGGTCTCGCTGGTGAATCTGGCTGTGGTAAATCAACGGTCGCGTTCTCGCTCATGCGTCTGCATAAGCCGCCAGCGTTTATCACCGGTGGTGAGGTAATCTTCAATGGCGAAAATATCTTAGAGTACAGTGATGACCGTATGCAGGCATTCCGCTGGAGCGAGATGTCGATGGTTTTCCAAAGTGCGATGAACGCACTAAACCCTGTACTGACCATGGAAGAACAGTTCTGTGACGTAATTATGCGTCACACCAACATGACACGTGATCAAGCGCGTAAGCGCGCAGAAGGTTTACTAGAAATTGTTGATATTCACCCTAGTCGTCTGACTGACTACCCGCACCAGTTCTCTGGTGGTATGCGTCAGCGTCTAGTGATTGCAATTGCGCTAGCATTAAACCCGAAAATGATCATCATGGATGAACCAACCACAGCGCTTGATGTGGTGGTTCAACGCGAAATTCTACAAAAGATCTACGCACTAAAAGAAGAGTTTGGTTTTTCGATTCTGTTTATTACTCATGACCTGTCGTTAATGGTCGAGTTCTCAGACCGAATCGGCATCATGTACTCGGGTGAGTTGATCGAAGTTGCTCCATCTAAGGAAATTTTAACTAGCCCTTATCACCCTTACACCAAGGGCTTGGGCAGCTCATTCCCTCCCCTAACTGGGCCAAAAACTAAGCTGACAGGTATTCCAGGTAACCCATTAAACCTATTGGAAGTACCACAAGGCTGCCGTTTCCAAGCCCGTTGTGACCGTGTACACGACAAATGTACTCAGGTTGAAACTAAGTTGAGACAGATTGAGCCAAATCGCTTCTCAAACTGCCACCTATACGGTGAGCCAATTGCCCAGACCAAGATCTAG